A DNA window from Hevea brasiliensis isolate MT/VB/25A 57/8 chromosome 2, ASM3005281v1, whole genome shotgun sequence contains the following coding sequences:
- the LOC110672644 gene encoding ceramide synthase 1 LOH3 isoform X1, translating to MGLLGTDGFINWESESYPVASDFTFVPFFALFFLSVRLFLDKYIFESLAKRLIFGNSYASVDVGKRANRKKINKFKESAWKYVYFLSAELFALYVSYREPWFTNTKYFWVGPADQIWPDQKLKLKLKGLYMYVAGFYTYSIFALVFWETRRSDFLISMAHHVASIILIVMSYIFRFARVGSIILALHDASDGFMEIAKISRYSGYEWISSIFFLGFVLSWTILRIIYFPFWVLWSTSYEVLLTLDMEKHMVDGPLYYYLFNTLLFSLVVFNVYWWSLMVGMVVEQIKARGRVSKDVRSDSEGEEEHDD from the exons ATGGGTCTTTTAGGAACCGATGGTTTTATCAATTGGGAGTCTGAGTCATACCCAGTTGCCAGTGACTTCACGTTCGTTCCCTTCTTCGCCCTCTTCTTTCTTTCTGTTAGGCTTTTCCTTGACAAGTACATTTTTGAG AGTTTAGCCAAAAGATTGATTTTTGGGAACTCATATGCATCGGTGGATGTTGGGAAACGTGCAAATAggaagaaaattaataaattcaaggAGTCAGCTTGGAAATATGTTTATTTTCTTTCTGCAGAGCTTTTTGCTCTTTATGTCTCATATCGTGAGCCCTGGTTCACTAATACTAAGTATTTTTGGGTGGGACCTGCAGATCAAATTTGGCCTGATCAGAAACTTAA ATTGAAATTGAAGGGACTTTACATGTATGTTGCTGGATTCTACACGTACTCCATATTTGCTTTGGTTTTCTGGGAAACAAGACGTTCAGACTTTTTGATTTCAATGGCTCATCATGTGGCATCGATCATTCTCATTGTGATGTCTTACatatttag ATTTGCTCGTGTTGGTTCAATTATTTTAGCCTTGCATGATGCAAGCGATGGATTCATGGAAATTGCAAAGATATCCAGATATAGTGGCTATGAATggatttctagcatttttttcctTGGGTTTGTTCTCTCTTGGACAATACTTCGCATCATCTACTTTCCTTTCTGGGTACTGTGGAGTACAAG CTATGAAGTCCTTTTGACCTTGGACATGGAGAAGCACATGGTGGATGGACCTCTATATTATTATCTCTTTAACACACTTCTATTCTCCTTGGTCGTATTCAATGTATATTGGTGGTCTTTGATGGTTGGCATGGTTGTGGAACAAATCAAGGCAAGAGGCCGAGTCAGCAAAGATGTTCGATCAG ATTCTGAAGGTGAAGAGGAGCATGATGATTGA
- the LOC110672636 gene encoding uncharacterized protein LOC110672636 — translation MGCTFSGLNALYDAVNGGADVWINENRFRIVRQLGEGGFAYVYLVKEVVTDSSASPGGGGGGLAKKVKDTSHISDDGTYAMKKVLIQNNEQLELVREEIRVSSLFSHPNLLPLLDHAIIAVKANQEGSWNHEAYLLFPVHLDGTLLDNSKVMKAKKEFFSTSDVLQIFRQLCAGLKHMHSLDPPYAHNDVKPGNILLTHRKGQPPLAILMDFGSAGPARRQIRSRSEALQLQEWASEHCSAPFRAPELWDCPSHADIDERTDIWSLGCTLYAIMYGVSPFEYALGESGGSLQLAIVNAQIKWPAGPNPPYPESLHKFVTWMLQPQAAVRPCIDDIIIHVDKLISKFSH, via the exons ATGGGGTGTACGTTTTCTGGGCTGAATGCGCTGTACGACGCCGTGAACGGAGGAGCTGACGTTTGGATCAATGAGAACAGGTTCAGGATCGTCAGGCAGCTAGGTGAAGGTGGTTTTGCCTATGTCTACTTGGTCAAGGAGGTCGTCACTGACTCTTCTGCTTCCCCCGGTGGTGGCGGTGGTGGCCTTGCCAAGAAAGTCAAGGACACTTCTCATATTTCTG ATGATGGAACTTATGCAATGAAGAAAGTTCTCATTCAGAACAATGAGCAATTGGAGTTGGTTCGGGAAGAGATTCGCGTCTCATCCCTGTTCAGCCACCCCAACCTGCTTCCTCTTCTTGATCATGCTATTATTGCTGTAAAG GCTAATCAAGAGGGCTCTTGGAACCACGAGGCTTATTTGTTATTTCCAGTTCACTTGGATGGAACCTTACTGGACAATTCCAAAGTTATGAAAGCTAAAAAGGAGTTCTTTTCTACTTCAGATGTCCTTCAAATATTTCGTCAG CTTTGTGCTGGACTGAAACATATGCACAGTCTTGATCCTCCATATGCACACAATGATGTTAAACCTGGTAATATACTTCTCACACACAGGAAAGGACAACCACCTCTTGCCATATTGATGGATTTTGGGAGTGCTGGACCTGCAAGGAGGCAAATCCGATCTCGTTCAGAGGCACTACAGTTACAG GAATGGGCATCTGAACATTGTTCAGCACCCTTTAGAGCTCCTGAGTTGTGGGATTGCCCAAGTCATGCAGACATTGACGAGAGAACTGATATTTGGTCATTAGGATGCACACTATATGCAATAAT GTATGGGGTATCCCCATTTGAGTATGCACTTGGAGAGTCTGGAGGAAGCTTACAACTGGCCATAGTAAATGCACAAATAAAGTGGCCAGCTGGGCCtaatcctccatatccagaatctCTACATAAGTTTGTGACCTGGATGCTTCAGCCACAGGCAGCAGTTCGCCCTTGCATCGATGATATTATAATTCATGTTGACAAGTTGATCTCAAAGTTTTCTCATTGA
- the LOC110672644 gene encoding ceramide synthase 1 LOH3 isoform X2, translating to MGLLGTDGFINWESESYPVASDFTFVPFFALFFLSVRLFLDKYIFESLAKRLIFGNSYASVDVGKRANRKKINKFKESAWKYVYFLSAELFALYVSYREPWFTNTKYFWVGPADQIWPDQKLKFARVGSIILALHDASDGFMEIAKISRYSGYEWISSIFFLGFVLSWTILRIIYFPFWVLWSTSYEVLLTLDMEKHMVDGPLYYYLFNTLLFSLVVFNVYWWSLMVGMVVEQIKARGRVSKDVRSDSEGEEEHDD from the exons ATGGGTCTTTTAGGAACCGATGGTTTTATCAATTGGGAGTCTGAGTCATACCCAGTTGCCAGTGACTTCACGTTCGTTCCCTTCTTCGCCCTCTTCTTTCTTTCTGTTAGGCTTTTCCTTGACAAGTACATTTTTGAG AGTTTAGCCAAAAGATTGATTTTTGGGAACTCATATGCATCGGTGGATGTTGGGAAACGTGCAAATAggaagaaaattaataaattcaaggAGTCAGCTTGGAAATATGTTTATTTTCTTTCTGCAGAGCTTTTTGCTCTTTATGTCTCATATCGTGAGCCCTGGTTCACTAATACTAAGTATTTTTGGGTGGGACCTGCAGATCAAATTTGGCCTGATCAGAAACTTAA ATTTGCTCGTGTTGGTTCAATTATTTTAGCCTTGCATGATGCAAGCGATGGATTCATGGAAATTGCAAAGATATCCAGATATAGTGGCTATGAATggatttctagcatttttttcctTGGGTTTGTTCTCTCTTGGACAATACTTCGCATCATCTACTTTCCTTTCTGGGTACTGTGGAGTACAAG CTATGAAGTCCTTTTGACCTTGGACATGGAGAAGCACATGGTGGATGGACCTCTATATTATTATCTCTTTAACACACTTCTATTCTCCTTGGTCGTATTCAATGTATATTGGTGGTCTTTGATGGTTGGCATGGTTGTGGAACAAATCAAGGCAAGAGGCCGAGTCAGCAAAGATGTTCGATCAG ATTCTGAAGGTGAAGAGGAGCATGATGATTGA